A window of Rhabdothermincola salaria contains these coding sequences:
- a CDS encoding transcription antitermination factor NusB — MTGRGPARSGRSGAGRPRRTSAPSAPRATAPGVDARRLAAEALERIADGGAYANLVVPPMLERSALERRDRAFVTELVYGATRMRRACDWLVDRFLPDPERIDPTARAWLRLGAFQLAFLDTPPHAAVGATVEAAPRKLKGLLNAVLRKVSTGLPVTWPDDATRWSQPEWIVDVLTADLGPEQARLSLEAMNRAAPVTARADGYVQDLASQWVADAVAAVPGERVLDVCAAPGGKATALAATGAHVVAADARPSRIGLVAANAARLGPAASTLSCLVADGTAPALRPASFDKVLLDAPCSGLGALRRRPDARWRIGRSDVEVLAALQRRLVDASLQLVRPGGELVYSVCTLTNAESEGIDDHLAEHHPGLEVLAPPGDPWVPLGRGARLLPHRADTDGMYLLRVRRPG, encoded by the coding sequence GTGACAGGCCGCGGTCCCGCCCGCTCGGGGCGATCGGGCGCCGGGCGTCCGCGTCGGACGTCGGCACCGTCGGCGCCACGAGCCACGGCGCCGGGGGTCGATGCCCGCCGACTGGCGGCCGAGGCGCTCGAACGGATCGCCGACGGGGGCGCCTACGCCAACCTCGTCGTGCCGCCCATGCTCGAGCGCAGCGCCCTCGAGCGGCGCGACCGGGCGTTCGTCACCGAGCTGGTCTACGGGGCCACGCGGATGCGGCGGGCGTGCGATTGGCTGGTCGACCGCTTCCTCCCCGATCCGGAGCGCATCGATCCCACCGCTCGGGCCTGGCTACGCCTCGGCGCCTTCCAGCTGGCCTTCCTCGACACGCCGCCGCACGCGGCAGTGGGGGCCACGGTCGAGGCCGCTCCCCGCAAGCTCAAGGGCCTGCTCAACGCGGTGCTGCGCAAAGTGTCCACCGGTCTTCCGGTGACCTGGCCGGACGACGCCACCCGGTGGAGCCAGCCGGAGTGGATCGTCGACGTGCTCACGGCCGACCTGGGGCCCGAGCAGGCCCGCCTCTCCTTGGAGGCCATGAACCGGGCCGCCCCAGTGACCGCTCGCGCCGATGGCTACGTGCAGGACCTGGCGTCGCAGTGGGTCGCCGACGCCGTCGCCGCCGTCCCCGGCGAGCGGGTCCTCGACGTGTGCGCCGCTCCTGGTGGCAAGGCCACCGCCCTGGCCGCCACGGGAGCCCACGTCGTGGCGGCCGACGCCCGCCCCTCCCGCATCGGCCTGGTGGCGGCCAACGCGGCCCGCCTCGGCCCTGCGGCCTCGACGCTGTCGTGCCTCGTCGCCGACGGCACCGCCCCGGCCCTGCGCCCGGCGAGCTTCGACAAGGTCTTGCTGGACGCCCCCTGCTCGGGACTGGGCGCGCTGCGCCGGCGGCCCGATGCCCGGTGGCGGATCGGGCGGTCCGACGTCGAGGTCCTCGCCGCCCTCCAGCGGCGCCTGGTCGACGCCAGCCTGCAGCTGGTGCGCCCGGGTGGGGAGCTCGTCTACAGCGTCTGCACCCTCACGAACGCCGAGTCCGAGGGGATCGACGACCACCTCGCCGAACACCACCCCGGCCTCGAGGTGCTGGCGCCGCCGGGCGACCCGTGGGTCCCGCTCGGCCGGGGGGCGCGGCTGTTGCCCCATCGGGCCGACACCGACGGGATGTACCTGCTGCGGGTGCGGCGCCCGGGGTGA
- the ribH gene encoding 6,7-dimethyl-8-ribityllumazine synthase: protein MSTNFRSANAVTGEVDGSGVRIGLVLGRFNDHITERLLEGAENALAVHGVAEADVTVVWVPGAFEIPLAAKALVVHGHVDAVVCLGAVIRGETSHYDFVAGECARGIQDVQLETGVPVVFGVLTTENLEQALARSAEDDNKGEESVRTALEMVSLLGQLGS, encoded by the coding sequence ATGTCCACCAACTTCCGCTCGGCCAACGCGGTGACCGGGGAGGTCGACGGGTCCGGGGTCCGCATCGGGCTGGTGCTCGGCCGGTTCAACGACCACATCACCGAACGCCTCCTCGAGGGCGCCGAGAACGCCCTCGCCGTGCACGGCGTGGCCGAGGCCGACGTCACCGTCGTCTGGGTGCCCGGCGCCTTCGAGATCCCGCTGGCGGCCAAGGCCCTCGTGGTGCACGGTCACGTCGACGCCGTGGTGTGCCTCGGCGCGGTCATCCGGGGGGAGACCTCGCACTACGACTTCGTGGCGGGGGAGTGCGCCCGGGGCATCCAGGACGTGCAGCTCGAGACGGGGGTGCCCGTGGTGTTCGGGGTGCTCACCACCGAGAACCTCGAGCAGGCCCTGGCCCGCTCGGCGGAGGACGACAACAAGGGCGAGGAGTCGGTGCGCACCGCCCTCGAGATGGTGAGCCTGCTGGGTCAGCTCGGCTCCTGA
- the rpmI gene encoding 50S ribosomal protein L35 — protein sequence MPKMKTHSGAKKRFKITGTGKITRRSSNLNHILEKKSPSRKRRLKGDFVLSPGDSAKVRRQLGL from the coding sequence ATGCCGAAGATGAAGACCCACAGCGGCGCCAAGAAGCGCTTCAAGATCACCGGGACCGGCAAGATCACCCGCCGCAGCTCGAACCTCAACCACATCCTCGAGAAGAAGTCCCCCAGCCGCAAGCGTCGGCTCAAGGGCGACTTCGTCCTCTCGCCGGGCGACAGCGCCAAGGTCCGTCGCCAGCTCGGCCTCTAG
- the hisG gene encoding ATP phosphoribosyltransferase: MLKIVLPKGSLEKATLELFEAADLKVRRDSAVQYKASIVDPRVDEVRILRPQEIPQYVSEGLFDLGITGRDWVEETASSVESLGEMHYSKATSDPVRIIVAVPQASEVESVADLPQGVRVSSEYPELTRRFFAERGIEADIRLSYGATEAKVPDIVDCIVDITETGRALRAAGLKIIDTILVSYTELIVNPESLANPEKAHAMRQLKTLLDGVLEARGKVLVKLNVPKDRLEDLIALLPSMKAPTVNELFGEAGYAVETVVPKATINVLIPALSDAGATDIIEIPIAKIVH, encoded by the coding sequence ATGTTGAAGATCGTGCTCCCGAAGGGCTCCCTCGAGAAGGCGACGCTCGAGCTGTTCGAGGCGGCCGACCTCAAGGTCCGCCGCGACTCCGCCGTGCAGTACAAGGCCTCCATCGTCGACCCCCGGGTCGACGAGGTTCGCATCCTGCGTCCCCAGGAGATCCCCCAGTACGTGTCCGAGGGGCTCTTCGATCTCGGCATCACCGGCCGCGACTGGGTGGAGGAGACGGCGAGCAGCGTCGAGTCCCTCGGCGAGATGCACTACTCCAAGGCCACCTCCGACCCGGTGCGCATCATCGTCGCCGTCCCCCAGGCGAGCGAGGTCGAGAGCGTCGCCGACCTGCCCCAAGGCGTCCGGGTGTCGAGCGAGTACCCCGAGCTGACCCGCCGGTTCTTCGCCGAGCGGGGCATCGAGGCCGACATCCGGCTCTCGTACGGCGCCACCGAGGCCAAGGTCCCCGACATCGTCGACTGCATCGTCGACATCACCGAGACCGGCCGGGCCCTGCGGGCGGCCGGGCTCAAGATCATCGACACCATCCTGGTCTCCTACACCGAGCTCATCGTCAACCCCGAGAGCCTCGCCAACCCCGAGAAGGCGCATGCCATGCGCCAGCTCAAGACGCTGCTCGACGGCGTCCTCGAGGCGCGGGGCAAGGTGCTGGTGAAGCTCAACGTGCCCAAGGACCGCCTCGAGGACCTCATCGCCCTGCTCCCCTCGATGAAGGCCCCGACGGTCAACGAGCTGTTCGGGGAAGCCGGCTACGCCGTCGAGACGGTGGTGCCGAAGGCGACCATCAACGTGTTGATCCCGGCGCTCTCCGATGCCGGTGCCACCGACATCATCGAGATCCCGATCGCCAAGATCGTCCACTGA
- a CDS encoding DUF1844 domain-containing protein, producing MSLWTPGGEVPIERNPSSEPEPAPQGDAGAAGMVGGPSLEDLSPEERAQAEAMIAEMAEVQRQILAAPAAQVVTNHVVGLYELAAIHLGQPEPDLEAARLAIDAMAAVMDATERRLGDDAAALRQALTQLQQVYLQMTDSTEG from the coding sequence ATGAGCCTGTGGACCCCCGGCGGCGAGGTGCCGATCGAGCGCAACCCGTCGAGCGAACCCGAGCCTGCACCCCAGGGCGACGCCGGCGCCGCGGGCATGGTGGGCGGCCCCTCCCTCGAGGACCTCTCCCCCGAGGAGCGGGCCCAGGCCGAGGCCATGATCGCCGAGATGGCCGAGGTGCAGCGCCAGATCCTGGCCGCCCCCGCCGCCCAGGTCGTCACCAACCACGTGGTCGGCCTCTACGAGCTGGCCGCCATCCACCTCGGCCAACCCGAGCCGGACCTCGAGGCCGCCCGCCTGGCCATCGACGCCATGGCGGCGGTGATGGACGCCACCGAGCGCCGTCTCGGTGACGACGCCGCCGCCCTGCGCCAGGCCCTGACCCAGCTCCAGCAGGTCTACCTGCAGATGACCGACAGCACCGAGGGCTGA
- a CDS encoding riboflavin synthase, with the protein MFTGIVEELGSVVRRDGARLRIAATRVLDDATLGASTAVNGCCLTVVAFDAGEGWWEADVSDETFARTNLGALGPGDPVNLERPVRMQDRLGGHLVQGHVDAVGEVVRGVPDLRIRVPKDLLRYVVEKGSVTVDGISLTVVDVLDDGFTVAVIPHTAAVTTLGAKGPGDPVNLEVDVMAKYTERLLVGQLAALGATPPIEGPAAHEPAEEAR; encoded by the coding sequence ATGTTCACCGGCATCGTCGAAGAGCTCGGCTCCGTCGTCCGTCGCGACGGCGCCCGGCTGCGCATCGCCGCCACGCGCGTGCTCGACGACGCCACCCTCGGTGCCTCGACCGCGGTGAACGGGTGCTGCCTCACCGTGGTGGCGTTCGATGCCGGCGAGGGCTGGTGGGAGGCCGACGTCAGCGACGAGACCTTCGCCCGCACCAACCTCGGGGCCCTGGGCCCCGGCGACCCGGTCAACCTCGAACGGCCCGTTCGCATGCAGGACCGCCTCGGGGGCCACCTCGTGCAGGGCCACGTCGACGCCGTCGGCGAGGTCGTGCGAGGCGTCCCCGACCTGCGGATCCGCGTCCCGAAGGACCTGCTGCGCTACGTCGTGGAGAAGGGCTCCGTCACGGTCGACGGCATCTCGCTCACCGTGGTCGACGTGCTCGACGACGGCTTCACCGTCGCCGTGATCCCTCACACCGCGGCGGTCACCACCCTCGGGGCCAAGGGCCCCGGAGACCCGGTGAACCTCGAGGTCGACGTCATGGCCAAGTACACCGAGCGGCTCCTCGTGGGCCAGCTCGCCGCCCTCGGTGCCACCCCGCCGATCGAGGGCCCCGCTGCACACGAACCGGCCGAGGAGGCCCGATGA
- the rplT gene encoding 50S ribosomal protein L20 produces MARVKRAVASKKHRRATLERAKGYYGNKSRSYRAANEQVMHSLQYAYRDRRARKGEFRQLWIQRINAACRLNGTTYSRFIAGLKGAGIEVDRKVLADLAVTDPAAFAELVKAADAAATAEA; encoded by the coding sequence ATGGCCAGAGTCAAACGTGCCGTCGCCAGCAAGAAGCACCGTCGCGCCACTCTCGAGCGCGCCAAGGGCTACTACGGCAACAAGAGCCGCTCGTACCGGGCGGCCAACGAGCAGGTCATGCACTCCCTGCAGTACGCGTACCGTGATCGGCGCGCGCGCAAGGGCGAGTTCCGCCAGCTCTGGATCCAGCGCATCAACGCCGCCTGCCGGCTCAACGGCACGACGTACTCGCGCTTCATCGCCGGGCTCAAGGGCGCCGGCATCGAGGTCGATCGCAAGGTCCTCGCCGACCTCGCCGTCACCGATCCGGCGGCGTTCGCCGAGCTGGTGAAGGCCGCCGACGCGGCGGCGACGGCCGAGGCCTGA
- the ribD gene encoding bifunctional diaminohydroxyphosphoribosylaminopyrimidine deaminase/5-amino-6-(5-phosphoribosylamino)uracil reductase RibD produces the protein MTPTPPDDEARMAQARAVAAASRRRVAPRPWVGAVLVPAGDPHHRGHVGATAGRTGPHAEVVALEAAGDEAAGATLYVTLEPCAHHGATPPCADAVVASGVARVVVALEDPDPRVAGEGFDRLRAAGIEVVVGVGAAEAAEQLAPYLHHRRTGRPHVVLKLAGTLDGRTAAPDGTSQWITGSEARLDAHRLRADSDAVLVGAGTVRTDDPALNVRLPAHERGLDDTEPLRVVLGRAPADAALQPCLELGGDLGDVLDELGDRGVLQLLVEGGATVAHAFHAAGLVDRYVVYLAPSLLGGDDGLGLFHGAGAATLGGAWRGRFVAVRQVGDDLRLDLKGS, from the coding sequence GTGACCCCAACCCCTCCCGACGACGAGGCCCGCATGGCCCAGGCGCGGGCCGTGGCGGCCGCGTCCCGGCGACGGGTGGCACCCCGGCCGTGGGTCGGCGCGGTGCTCGTCCCGGCGGGTGATCCCCACCATCGCGGTCACGTGGGCGCCACCGCGGGGCGCACCGGACCCCACGCCGAGGTGGTGGCCCTCGAGGCCGCCGGCGACGAGGCGGCCGGTGCGACGCTCTACGTCACACTGGAACCCTGCGCCCACCACGGAGCCACCCCACCGTGCGCCGATGCCGTCGTGGCCTCCGGTGTGGCACGGGTCGTGGTGGCGCTCGAGGACCCCGACCCCCGGGTCGCCGGCGAGGGGTTCGACCGCCTGCGGGCCGCCGGCATCGAGGTGGTCGTGGGCGTCGGGGCCGCCGAGGCCGCCGAGCAGCTGGCGCCGTACCTGCACCACCGGCGCACCGGCCGCCCCCACGTCGTGCTCAAGCTGGCCGGCACCCTCGACGGACGCACCGCGGCGCCCGACGGCACCTCCCAGTGGATCACCGGCTCCGAGGCCCGACTCGACGCCCACCGGCTCCGGGCCGACAGCGATGCGGTGTTGGTGGGCGCCGGGACCGTGCGGACCGACGACCCCGCCCTCAACGTGCGCCTCCCCGCCCACGAACGGGGCCTCGACGACACCGAGCCGCTCCGGGTCGTGCTCGGCCGCGCCCCGGCCGATGCCGCCCTCCAACCGTGCCTCGAGCTCGGTGGCGATCTGGGCGACGTCCTCGACGAGCTCGGGGACCGTGGCGTGCTCCAGCTCCTGGTCGAGGGCGGCGCCACCGTCGCCCACGCCTTCCACGCGGCCGGCCTGGTCGACCGCTACGTCGTGTACCTCGCCCCCTCGCTCCTCGGCGGCGACGACGGCCTCGGCTTGTTCCACGGCGCCGGGGCGGCGACGCTGGGCGGCGCGTGGCGAGGCCGTTTTGTGGCGGTGCGCCAAGTGGGCGACGATCTGCGCCTCGATCTGAAGGGATCCTGA
- a CDS encoding MogA/MoaB family molybdenum cofactor biosynthesis protein — translation MTEHAASTTPATGLAAKVLTVSDGVMAGVRDDRSGRALVDRLTDAGFAVVEHRVVSDGRQEVGEALVELAEGFAGLVVTTGGTGFGPRDLTPEGTKVVLDREAPGLAEAMRLVNPLGRLSRGVAGTRGRCLVLNTPGSTSGAVECLEAVLDVVPHALRLLAGE, via the coding sequence ATGACCGAGCACGCGGCGTCCACCACCCCAGCGACCGGCCTGGCGGCCAAGGTCCTCACCGTGTCCGACGGTGTGATGGCGGGCGTCCGCGACGACCGTTCGGGGCGGGCCCTCGTCGACCGCCTCACCGACGCCGGGTTCGCCGTCGTCGAGCACCGGGTGGTCAGCGACGGGCGCCAGGAGGTGGGGGAGGCCCTCGTCGAGCTGGCCGAGGGGTTCGCGGGCCTGGTCGTCACGACCGGGGGGACCGGGTTCGGCCCCCGCGACCTCACCCCGGAGGGCACCAAGGTGGTGCTCGACCGCGAGGCGCCCGGACTGGCCGAGGCCATGCGCCTCGTGAACCCCCTGGGGCGGCTGTCGCGGGGTGTGGCCGGCACCCGGGGCCGCTGCCTCGTGCTGAACACCCCCGGTTCCACGTCGGGGGCGGTGGAGTGCCTCGAGGCGGTCCTCGACGTCGTCCCCCACGCCCTGCGCCTGCTGGCCGGCGAGTGA
- a CDS encoding TrmH family RNA methyltransferase yields MTTLRRLSGRRRARLEAGRCVVEGVVAVTEALAVPGVLLEVYVDADLAHRADAGSGVHELLATATDSGVEVHRLAPGVIDRVADTATPQGVMAVAARRVVDVAEFATERGPVMVVAGVRDPGNAGTAVRTAEAAGAAGVLFADDAVDPFGPKTVRAAAGSVFRVPVAESPAGRPTIAALVALRAGGRSLLGTVARGGAAPEELDLTAPFALLLGSEAHGLGAEVAALVDTEVTIPMAGRVESLNVGVAGAVVLFEAARQRRSRR; encoded by the coding sequence GTGACCACCCTGCGGCGCCTCTCGGGGCGCCGCAGGGCGCGTCTCGAGGCCGGCCGCTGCGTGGTCGAGGGCGTGGTCGCCGTCACCGAGGCGCTGGCGGTGCCCGGTGTGCTCCTCGAGGTCTACGTCGACGCCGACCTGGCCCATCGGGCCGACGCGGGGTCCGGGGTGCATGAGCTGCTGGCCACGGCCACCGACTCCGGGGTCGAGGTGCACCGCCTGGCGCCCGGCGTCATCGATCGGGTGGCCGACACCGCCACCCCCCAGGGAGTCATGGCGGTCGCCGCTCGGCGCGTCGTCGACGTCGCCGAGTTCGCCACGGAGCGGGGTCCCGTCATGGTGGTGGCGGGGGTGCGCGATCCCGGCAACGCCGGCACCGCCGTGCGCACCGCCGAAGCGGCCGGCGCCGCGGGGGTGCTGTTCGCCGACGACGCGGTCGACCCCTTCGGGCCCAAGACGGTGCGCGCCGCCGCCGGCTCGGTCTTCCGGGTGCCCGTCGCCGAGTCCCCGGCCGGTCGGCCCACGATCGCCGCCCTGGTGGCGCTGCGGGCCGGCGGGCGCAGCCTGCTCGGCACGGTGGCACGCGGGGGAGCCGCCCCCGAGGAGCTCGACCTCACCGCCCCGTTCGCTCTCCTGCTCGGATCCGAGGCCCACGGCCTCGGTGCCGAGGTGGCGGCGCTGGTCGACACCGAGGTGACGATCCCCATGGCCGGGCGGGTCGAGTCGTTGAACGTGGGCGTGGCCGGTGCCGTCGTCCTGTTCGAGGCGGCCCGCCAGCGTCGGAGCCGGCGGTGA
- a CDS encoding cold-shock protein, which yields MAPPTADGATIVPLGSHRGTVRSFDDPRGIGVVLGPDGTELAFHCTAIADGTRTIAEGTDVVFRVVPGRRGRWEAADLRPSQRAG from the coding sequence GTGGCGCCACCGACCGCAGACGGGGCCACGATCGTGCCGCTCGGCTCCCACCGGGGCACGGTGCGCAGCTTCGACGACCCCCGTGGCATCGGTGTCGTGCTCGGCCCGGACGGCACCGAGCTGGCCTTCCACTGCACGGCCATCGCCGACGGCACCCGCACCATCGCCGAGGGCACCGACGTCGTGTTCCGTGTGGTGCCCGGGCGCCGGGGGCGCTGGGAGGCCGCCGACCTCCGCCCGAGCCAGCGGGCCGGCTGA
- a CDS encoding bifunctional 3,4-dihydroxy-2-butanone-4-phosphate synthase/GTP cyclohydrolase II, with the protein MNPPARSEYAEHFATIPEAVAAIGRGEIVVVVDDEDRENEGDLIMASEAVTPEKIAFFVRHTSGVICTPLTGERLDELDIPLMVRDNTESQRTAFTYSVDYRHGTSTGISAADRSATIKALIDPATRPGDLARPGHIFPLRYSAGGVLKRAGHTEAAVDLARMAGLYPSGVLCEIVNDDGTMARVPDLVAFCQEHDLLLISIAELIRYRRQNEKLVKRVAEARIPTEWGDFTGYVYESLLDGEQHVAMVKGAVQGEDNVLVRVHSECLTGDVFGSLRCDCGIQLDHAMARIAEEGLGVVVYLRGHEGRGIGIGHKIRAYSLQDEGADTVEANEALGLPVDSREYGIGAQILVDLGITTMRYMTNNPSKYGGLEGFGLDIVERVPLESIPNPENIGYLRTKREKMGHLLEGLD; encoded by the coding sequence ATGAACCCGCCCGCCCGCTCGGAGTACGCCGAGCACTTCGCCACCATCCCCGAGGCGGTCGCCGCCATCGGCAGGGGGGAGATCGTGGTGGTCGTCGACGACGAGGACCGCGAGAACGAGGGCGACCTGATCATGGCCTCGGAGGCCGTCACCCCCGAGAAGATCGCCTTCTTCGTGCGCCACACCTCGGGTGTCATCTGCACGCCGCTCACCGGTGAGCGCCTCGACGAGCTCGACATCCCGCTCATGGTCCGCGACAACACCGAATCGCAGCGCACGGCCTTCACCTACAGCGTCGACTACCGCCACGGCACCAGCACGGGCATCTCCGCCGCCGATCGGTCGGCGACCATCAAGGCGCTGATCGACCCCGCCACCCGCCCCGGTGACCTCGCTCGACCCGGTCACATCTTCCCCCTGCGCTACTCGGCCGGCGGTGTGCTCAAGCGGGCCGGGCACACCGAGGCGGCCGTCGACCTGGCCCGCATGGCCGGGCTGTACCCGTCGGGTGTGCTGTGCGAGATCGTCAACGACGACGGCACCATGGCGCGGGTCCCGGACCTGGTCGCGTTCTGCCAGGAGCACGACCTGCTGCTGATCTCCATCGCCGAGCTCATCCGCTACCGCCGCCAGAACGAGAAGCTGGTGAAGCGGGTGGCCGAGGCCCGGATCCCCACCGAGTGGGGCGACTTCACCGGCTACGTCTACGAGTCCCTGCTCGACGGCGAGCAGCACGTCGCCATGGTGAAGGGCGCAGTGCAGGGTGAGGACAACGTGTTGGTGCGGGTGCACTCCGAGTGCCTCACCGGCGACGTGTTCGGTTCGCTGCGCTGCGACTGCGGGATCCAGCTCGACCACGCCATGGCCCGCATCGCCGAGGAGGGCCTCGGCGTCGTCGTGTACCTCCGGGGCCACGAGGGCCGCGGCATCGGCATCGGCCACAAGATCCGCGCCTACTCCCTGCAGGACGAGGGGGCCGACACCGTCGAGGCCAACGAGGCCCTGGGCCTGCCCGTCGACAGCCGAGAGTACGGGATCGGCGCCCAGATCCTGGTGGACCTGGGCATCACGACCATGCGCTACATGACCAACAACCCGTCCAAGTACGGCGGCCTCGAGGGCTTCGGCCTCGACATCGTCGAGCGGGTGCCGCTCGAGTCGATCCCCAACCCGGAGAACATCGGCTACCTGCGCACCAAGCGCGAGAAGATGGGCCACCTGCTCGAGGGGCTCGACTGA
- the infC gene encoding translation initiation factor IF-3, with product MATAASNEPRINDRIRAREVRLVGPDGSQIGIKPLPEALNMARELELDLVEVADKANPPVCRIMDYGKYKYEAAQRAKESRKKSTNVVVKEMKYRPKIGSGDFDTKTKKVEHFLSEGHKVKVTIMFRGREMQHPELGRKILDHVAEAVAHTGRVETYPRLDGRNMTMVLGPDKKAQAAAERERQTSDAETSESAAAPDSAAPAPETAPTDDA from the coding sequence ATAGCCACGGCCGCCAGCAACGAGCCCCGGATCAACGACCGCATTCGAGCACGCGAGGTTCGCCTCGTGGGTCCCGACGGTTCCCAGATCGGGATCAAGCCCCTACCCGAAGCCCTCAACATGGCGCGGGAACTCGAACTCGACCTCGTGGAGGTGGCCGACAAGGCCAACCCCCCTGTCTGCCGGATCATGGATTACGGCAAGTACAAGTACGAGGCCGCCCAGCGGGCGAAGGAATCCCGGAAGAAGAGCACCAACGTCGTGGTCAAGGAGATGAAGTACCGGCCCAAGATCGGGTCCGGCGACTTCGACACCAAGACCAAGAAGGTCGAGCACTTCCTGTCCGAAGGCCACAAGGTGAAGGTCACGATCATGTTCCGCGGTCGGGAGATGCAACATCCCGAGCTCGGGCGCAAGATCCTCGACCACGTCGCCGAGGCCGTGGCCCACACCGGTCGGGTCGAGACCTACCCCCGCCTCGACGGTCGCAACATGACCATGGTGCTCGGACCGGACAAGAAGGCCCAGGCCGCGGCCGAACGTGAGCGCCAGACCTCCGACGCGGAGACCTCGGAGTCCGCCGCCGCCCCCGACTCCGCCGCCCCTGCGCCGGAGACCGCCCCCACCGACGACGCCTGA
- a CDS encoding VIT1/CCC1 transporter family protein encodes MTTSHDHGPDAAEGERHPGRDGGPGPVLSHGERHYSHRVGWLRAAVLGANDGIVSTAALVLGVAAADASRDAVLTAGVAGLAAGALSMGLGEYVSVSSQRDTEKADIAKEKWELEHVPERELAELAAIYREKGLSPRLAREVAEELTDHDALRTHLIEELGITEQTQARPLVAAGSSGLAFSIGAAIPLVAAAASGSPPSILVILAAALVALALLGVVSALTGGARPGRPMARIIVGGAAAMALTMGIGRLVGTAV; translated from the coding sequence ATGACCACCTCGCACGACCACGGTCCCGACGCCGCCGAGGGCGAGCGCCACCCTGGTCGTGATGGCGGTCCCGGGCCCGTCCTGAGCCACGGCGAACGCCACTACAGCCATCGGGTGGGCTGGCTGCGAGCAGCCGTGCTCGGTGCCAACGACGGCATCGTCTCCACCGCGGCCCTGGTCCTCGGTGTGGCCGCCGCCGATGCGAGCCGTGACGCGGTCCTCACCGCCGGCGTGGCCGGTCTGGCGGCCGGCGCACTGTCGATGGGGCTCGGCGAGTACGTCTCGGTGAGCTCCCAGCGCGACACCGAGAAGGCCGACATCGCCAAGGAGAAGTGGGAACTCGAGCACGTCCCCGAGCGCGAGTTGGCCGAGCTCGCCGCCATCTACCGCGAGAAGGGCCTCTCCCCCCGCCTGGCCCGCGAGGTGGCCGAGGAGCTCACCGACCACGATGCGCTGCGCACCCACCTGATCGAGGAGCTCGGCATCACCGAGCAGACCCAGGCCCGACCGCTCGTGGCCGCCGGGTCCTCAGGGCTGGCCTTCTCGATCGGCGCCGCCATCCCCCTCGTCGCCGCGGCGGCGAGCGGGTCACCGCCGAGCATCCTGGTGATCCTGGCCGCCGCCTTGGTGGCGCTGGCGTTGCTCGGTGTGGTGTCGGCGCTCACCGGCGGTGCCCGGCCCGGTCGGCCCATGGCCCGCATCATCGTGGGTGGCGCCGCGGCGATGGCCCTCACCATGGGCATCGGCCGCCTGGTCGGCACCGCGGTCTGA